Proteins encoded within one genomic window of Mycolicibacterium aubagnense:
- a CDS encoding APC family permease, which yields MNAVEDNTHSANAELERLGYEPELKRSMSLADVVIYGLIYMVPIAPIAVFGIVYNFSSGAVALVYIVAAIAMVFSALSYREMALSFPIAGSVYSYVRYGINQFIGFLSGWAILLDYLLLPALLAVFAASAMTSLVPSLPAWIWIVVFVVITAAINLRGITFTAAMNKIFLVIQLLVLAVFVGWALVAVVQGKGHFSLDPLFHAETFSWSLVFGAIPIAALSFIGFDAISTLNEEAKGGGKTVSKATMIVLWMVTALFVIQVYAAAIFVPAGTVFADGDDTNNAFYNLTGQVMAHWFQVVVTLTSALIALFANIVASNATSSRLVFSMARDRQLPKILAKVDSKTKAPANAMIFITVLSLVIGIFGVENPALLTSLVTFGALTAYILLHVSVLVHFGARTKSRKVFVHWVSPILGAAVLI from the coding sequence ATGAACGCGGTCGAAGACAACACTCATTCGGCAAACGCCGAGCTGGAAAGACTTGGGTACGAGCCTGAGCTGAAGCGGTCAATGAGTCTGGCCGATGTGGTGATCTACGGACTCATCTACATGGTCCCGATCGCGCCCATCGCCGTCTTTGGCATCGTGTACAACTTTTCGTCGGGCGCGGTTGCCTTGGTGTACATCGTTGCCGCAATCGCCATGGTGTTCAGCGCGCTGAGCTACCGGGAGATGGCGTTGAGCTTCCCAATAGCGGGCTCGGTGTACTCCTACGTCCGGTACGGAATCAATCAGTTCATCGGATTCTTATCGGGCTGGGCGATCCTGCTCGACTACTTGCTCCTACCCGCTTTGCTGGCAGTCTTCGCTGCGTCGGCAATGACATCCCTTGTCCCCAGCTTGCCGGCATGGATCTGGATCGTCGTCTTCGTCGTCATTACCGCCGCGATCAACTTGCGGGGCATCACGTTTACCGCGGCGATGAACAAGATCTTCCTGGTCATCCAACTTCTGGTCCTGGCCGTGTTCGTCGGGTGGGCATTGGTAGCTGTTGTGCAAGGCAAGGGCCATTTCTCCCTCGATCCGCTGTTTCACGCCGAGACGTTCTCCTGGTCGCTCGTCTTCGGTGCCATCCCCATCGCAGCCCTGAGTTTCATCGGCTTCGACGCCATCTCGACACTGAACGAGGAGGCCAAAGGAGGCGGAAAGACAGTTTCTAAAGCCACCATGATCGTGCTGTGGATGGTGACGGCGCTTTTCGTCATCCAGGTTTACGCCGCCGCGATCTTCGTCCCCGCCGGTACTGTGTTCGCCGACGGCGATGACACCAACAACGCTTTCTACAACCTCACCGGTCAGGTCATGGCGCACTGGTTCCAGGTCGTCGTCACTCTTACTTCGGCGCTCATCGCGTTGTTCGCCAACATCGTGGCGTCCAACGCAACGTCGTCACGTCTGGTGTTCAGCATGGCTCGCGACCGCCAGCTGCCCAAGATCCTGGCGAAGGTGGATTCGAAGACCAAAGCACCCGCCAACGCGATGATCTTCATCACCGTACTGTCGCTCGTCATCGGCATCTTCGGAGTCGAGAATCCTGCGCTGCTCACCAGCCTCGTCACCTTCGGCGCCCTGACCGCCTACATATTGCTTCACGTCAGTGTGCTGGTGCACTTCGGGGCGCGCACGAAGAGCCGAAAAGTCTTCGTGCACTGGGTGTCACCCATCCTCGGCGCAGCCGTACTGATCTAA
- a CDS encoding APC family permease has protein sequence MTGAPYRSLVAETSPVEGLPRRQLRGLPVLAQAVAAIAPTGTACVTPALVIASVGGAGAIWAFICATVVIALVSECLRPMARRMAAVGGLYSYTARGLGPGIAVPTGWSAILGYATVGMVGLIAVGAYLVHIAVALGISAESPIAAVAGIAAAAGLLASLIMIRGIRISAIVALFTECVSIVIVVAMLIVLITRHPAGAPIAPALTWDGNLQSWSLGVFVAISAFVGFESPTTLSREAQRPFISVPRAIRWTPLATAVIYLVAVPVQAVALADAPGVARESSTPIVQLLLADGSTALACILDVGIAASFFACTLASVNALVRVLFCMGREGVAPKWFGRTHDRFRTPAWAIAVSMAVVTAVPITVLILGATPEDGLRIFLTLSACGYLGSYLAACMSSPILLRRIGESTPAVWYLATITTGALLYLAVNAVVFAVHEGSVLLTIYGAFIITSILFTLALKCFAPARLAAVGIYDETQRADLLNAGTFR, from the coding sequence ATGACCGGAGCGCCCTACCGCAGCCTCGTCGCGGAGACGTCCCCGGTAGAGGGGCTGCCCCGTCGTCAGCTTCGCGGGCTGCCCGTGCTCGCTCAAGCAGTCGCCGCCATCGCGCCGACTGGAACGGCCTGCGTCACTCCGGCGCTCGTGATTGCCAGCGTGGGGGGTGCGGGCGCGATCTGGGCTTTCATCTGCGCCACGGTGGTGATCGCGTTGGTGTCTGAGTGTCTGCGGCCGATGGCCCGACGGATGGCCGCCGTCGGCGGGTTGTATAGCTACACCGCGCGTGGACTCGGACCCGGTATCGCGGTGCCGACCGGCTGGTCGGCGATTCTGGGCTACGCCACGGTCGGCATGGTAGGACTCATCGCGGTCGGCGCGTACCTCGTCCACATTGCTGTCGCCCTGGGCATTTCGGCGGAATCCCCGATCGCCGCCGTGGCTGGGATCGCTGCCGCCGCCGGACTACTCGCGTCCTTGATCATGATCCGCGGAATCCGGATCTCGGCGATCGTCGCCCTTTTCACCGAATGCGTATCGATCGTCATCGTGGTCGCGATGCTGATCGTCCTGATCACCCGCCACCCGGCCGGTGCGCCGATCGCGCCGGCATTGACCTGGGACGGCAACCTGCAGAGCTGGTCCCTTGGCGTCTTCGTCGCCATCAGCGCATTCGTCGGCTTCGAAAGCCCGACGACCTTGAGCAGGGAAGCGCAACGGCCCTTCATCTCGGTACCGCGCGCCATCCGTTGGACGCCGCTTGCCACCGCGGTGATCTATTTGGTCGCCGTACCGGTCCAGGCGGTCGCCCTTGCGGATGCCCCTGGGGTGGCGCGTGAAAGTTCCACGCCGATCGTGCAGTTGCTGCTGGCCGACGGATCGACGGCGCTGGCGTGCATCCTTGACGTCGGCATCGCCGCATCGTTCTTTGCCTGCACGTTGGCATCGGTCAACGCCCTCGTGCGGGTGTTGTTCTGCATGGGCCGCGAAGGGGTGGCGCCAAAATGGTTCGGACGCACCCATGACCGATTCCGGACACCGGCCTGGGCGATAGCAGTTTCCATGGCGGTGGTCACCGCAGTGCCCATCACTGTCTTGATCCTCGGCGCCACCCCGGAAGATGGTCTGCGAATCTTCCTCACGCTCAGCGCATGTGGCTACCTCGGTAGCTACCTGGCAGCGTGTATGTCCTCGCCGATCCTGTTGCGCCGTATCGGTGAGTCCACTCCAGCGGTCTGGTACCTGGCTACCATCACCACAGGCGCGCTCCTGTACCTGGCCGTCAACGCCGTCGTGTTCGCGGTGCACGAGGGGAGCGTGCTCCTCACCATCTACGGTGCATTCATCATCACGTCGATCCTG
- a CDS encoding APC family permease — protein MTTDARSTVGAPTADLLAAGGSVDRLRPNALGLIDVIFMAVATSAPITAMSGNVPFAVGFGVGTGAPATYIFATIVLTVFAVGYVAMARHVTSTGAFYGFVSHGLGRVVGLAVGYMVTFCYSAFEASLIGIFAYFGNKVFLDQIGLNIPWPYFAFACILLNAILAFFDISFAAKVLSVLLITEIAILAVMAVAVLTHGGGPDGLMPQAINPANAFKANGLALAAPGLAMFIAFWSWTGFESTVMYGEESRNPRKIIPIATLIAVTGVGLFYIFVSWMTVAGNGAAASIERAQSANPLDMFFHPTEVFVGHWAVLVFQWLMMTGSFACGLAFHNCAARYGYALGREGLLPRALGRTHPKHGSPYIASYVQMVIAALWILGFWLFKKDPYLDVFVLLAVVGTFSLLIVQTITMAAVFNYFRHHHPGESVWRVKVAPVVGGLGMLAVVILMIQNLDTAAGSAASSLLFKLIPYIAIVLFVIGCAVALYLKRADPAKYQLIGRVVLATDGHGPVYDADEEGDGPAEGASATTASTDDLPDAAPIR, from the coding sequence ATGACCACCGATGCCAGGTCCACGGTCGGTGCGCCCACCGCGGATCTGCTGGCTGCCGGCGGCTCGGTGGATCGGCTCAGGCCCAACGCGCTCGGACTGATCGACGTGATCTTCATGGCGGTGGCCACGTCGGCGCCCATCACCGCGATGAGCGGCAACGTGCCCTTCGCGGTCGGTTTCGGTGTAGGCACCGGGGCGCCGGCGACGTACATCTTCGCCACCATCGTGCTCACGGTGTTCGCCGTCGGCTATGTCGCCATGGCCCGCCACGTCACCTCGACCGGCGCGTTCTACGGCTTCGTCTCTCACGGTCTGGGCCGAGTGGTCGGTCTCGCAGTGGGATACATGGTGACGTTTTGCTATTCGGCGTTCGAAGCGTCCCTGATCGGAATCTTCGCCTACTTCGGCAACAAGGTCTTCCTCGACCAGATCGGCCTCAATATTCCGTGGCCATACTTCGCATTTGCGTGCATCTTGTTAAACGCAATCCTGGCATTCTTCGACATCTCGTTCGCGGCCAAGGTGCTCTCCGTCTTACTGATCACCGAGATCGCGATTCTCGCGGTCATGGCGGTTGCCGTGCTCACCCACGGCGGCGGCCCGGACGGACTGATGCCCCAGGCGATCAACCCGGCCAACGCGTTCAAGGCGAACGGGCTGGCCCTCGCCGCACCGGGACTGGCGATGTTCATCGCGTTCTGGTCCTGGACCGGGTTCGAATCGACCGTCATGTACGGCGAGGAATCCCGCAACCCCCGCAAGATCATTCCGATCGCCACCCTGATCGCGGTGACCGGCGTCGGCCTGTTCTACATCTTCGTGTCCTGGATGACCGTGGCCGGCAACGGCGCAGCGGCATCCATTGAGCGTGCTCAGAGCGCCAACCCGCTGGACATGTTCTTCCATCCGACTGAAGTATTCGTCGGCCATTGGGCGGTGCTGGTGTTCCAGTGGCTGATGATGACCGGGTCCTTCGCGTGTGGTTTGGCGTTCCACAACTGCGCGGCTCGCTATGGCTACGCACTGGGCCGGGAAGGACTGCTGCCGCGGGCACTCGGTCGGACCCACCCCAAGCATGGCTCGCCCTACATCGCCTCTTATGTGCAGATGGTGATCGCCGCACTGTGGATCCTCGGGTTCTGGCTCTTCAAGAAGGACCCCTACCTGGACGTCTTCGTGCTGCTGGCGGTGGTCGGGACGTTCTCGCTGCTGATCGTGCAGACCATCACCATGGCGGCGGTGTTCAATTACTTCCGGCACCACCATCCGGGAGAAAGTGTGTGGCGGGTCAAGGTTGCCCCGGTCGTCGGTGGACTCGGCATGCTCGCGGTAGTGATTCTGATGATTCAGAATCTCGACACCGCCGCCGGCTCGGCAGCGAGTTCCCTTCTGTTCAAGCTGATCCCATACATCGCGATCGTGCTCTTCGTCATCGGATGCGCAGTGGCGCTGTATCTGAAGAGGGCCGACCCGGCCAAGTACCAGCTCATCGGTCGAGTGGTGCTCGCCACCGACGGCCACGGCCCGGTCTATGACGCCGATGAGGAAGGCGACGGACCGGCCGAAGGTGCCTCTGCGACAACCGCATCCACCGATGATCTGCCTGACGCCGCGCCCATCCGGTGA
- a CDS encoding helix-turn-helix domain-containing protein, producing the protein MSVTDFKEVGAAAFGSRSDVAAERRGVYVTVRITARRCCPVHHRDVRDDRRGLQYSEGMPIKAIARVVGVCRNTVRRALACEGPPEYRRSVPRS; encoded by the coding sequence ATGAGTGTCACCGATTTCAAAGAGGTCGGCGCAGCAGCATTTGGTTCGCGTTCTGATGTGGCTGCAGAGCGACGCGGCGTATACGTGACCGTGCGCATCACAGCACGGCGATGCTGTCCGGTTCACCATCGCGACGTCCGAGACGATCGGCGCGGGTTGCAGTATTCGGAGGGAATGCCGATCAAGGCGATCGCCCGAGTGGTGGGCGTGTGCCGCAATACCGTGCGGCGGGCGTTGGCCTGTGAGGGCCCACCAGAGTATCGGCGGTCCGTACCGAGGTCGTAG
- a CDS encoding MspA family porin: MVGLMEATPAHADPAVMAPQVYDKVSRDGWHLQIKIDHESINSVPNLAAAVNSREGFVTASGTATASGGSSPITDSIFILGYQLGCQSDVSTGLQLGGTGGASGSGGLPFTGVSGTIGAAGFVQTVIQPGVIVDLPLANMALSDSGTAMLDIDNIHIKADACGGDVNIRSYAYLRISTAKSHTEFAIYGDPSKI, translated from the coding sequence ATGGTCGGCTTGATGGAGGCCACGCCGGCGCACGCCGACCCGGCCGTGATGGCGCCGCAGGTGTACGACAAGGTCAGCCGGGATGGCTGGCATTTGCAGATCAAGATCGATCATGAGTCGATCAACTCGGTGCCGAACCTGGCGGCGGCGGTGAACTCCCGGGAGGGCTTTGTGACGGCATCGGGTACGGCGACCGCCTCCGGTGGGTCGAGTCCGATCACGGACAGCATCTTCATTCTCGGTTACCAGTTGGGTTGCCAGTCCGACGTTTCGACCGGTCTGCAGCTTGGTGGTACCGGTGGTGCCTCGGGCTCTGGCGGGCTTCCGTTTACCGGGGTCAGCGGCACGATCGGTGCGGCGGGTTTCGTCCAGACCGTGATCCAGCCCGGTGTGATCGTTGATCTGCCGCTGGCGAACATGGCGCTGTCCGATAGTGGCACCGCCATGCTCGACATCGACAACATCCACATCAAGGCCGATGCCTGCGGTGGTGATGTGAACATTCGGTCCTACGCGTACCTGAGGATTTCGACTGCCAAGTCGCACACGGAGTTCGCCATCTACGGCGACCCGAGCAAGATTTGA
- a CDS encoding helix-turn-helix transcriptional regulator, which translates to MADLYTRVLADVSYAAGSLEYSGSGDEVLMLLQQATHHEAAALLAWDRLLMRHRPIASAGYRAETVEQLGDRYAASEENRVVEAASGPVRIDDVPRYRETPMFREVLGPAGFQDGMTTRLYRDDGSYAGMLHLSAADAGTFDHRARDLVAALGTVMSRLTVVKRLPALLPPVPEGALVGVVDKFGGVKPVDGFHLPLVMADQRFQAFVARFLRSSSPAAVGLWPTGQHWASVTLTRVVDQGLNAATLVQETPIEPIPYGLSNRELDILAGMASGHTNRQIAALRSISVRTVTSHVESILRKMDTGSRATAVVAAAREGLLRLDCTQGRI; encoded by the coding sequence ATGGCCGATCTGTACACGCGGGTGCTCGCCGACGTGTCTTACGCGGCTGGCTCTCTCGAATACTCGGGGTCCGGCGATGAGGTTCTGATGCTCCTCCAGCAGGCCACGCACCACGAGGCGGCGGCACTGCTGGCGTGGGATCGCTTGCTGATGCGACATCGACCGATCGCCAGTGCGGGCTATCGCGCTGAGACTGTCGAGCAACTGGGCGACCGGTACGCGGCCTCAGAAGAGAACCGTGTGGTGGAGGCGGCGTCCGGGCCTGTGCGGATAGATGACGTGCCGCGGTACCGAGAAACCCCCATGTTTCGCGAGGTGCTGGGTCCGGCGGGTTTCCAGGACGGGATGACGACCCGGTTGTATCGCGACGACGGATCGTATGCGGGAATGCTTCACCTGTCGGCGGCGGATGCCGGCACGTTCGACCATCGAGCGAGGGATCTCGTCGCAGCCCTGGGCACGGTCATGTCGCGGCTGACTGTCGTCAAGCGCCTACCCGCGTTACTGCCCCCAGTTCCCGAGGGCGCCTTGGTTGGTGTGGTCGACAAGTTCGGAGGGGTTAAGCCGGTCGACGGCTTTCACCTACCCCTGGTGATGGCGGACCAACGCTTTCAAGCCTTTGTTGCCCGGTTCTTGCGGTCGTCTAGCCCGGCTGCGGTCGGTTTGTGGCCGACTGGTCAACACTGGGCGTCGGTGACGCTGACACGTGTCGTCGACCAGGGCTTGAACGCGGCCACCCTGGTGCAAGAAACCCCGATTGAGCCGATCCCGTACGGGCTGTCGAACAGAGAACTCGACATTCTGGCCGGAATGGCTTCCGGGCACACAAACCGGCAGATCGCGGCGCTCCGGTCTATATCAGTGCGGACAGTGACGTCGCACGTGGAGAGCATCCTGAGGAAGATGGACACTGGCTCCCGGGCGACCGCCGTCGTTGCCGCCGCACGGGAAGGACTGCTTCGCCTGGACTGCACTCAGGGGAGGATCTGA
- a CDS encoding DEAD/DEAH box helicase, with the protein MLAAYCHSPEPTLFIVPSDALRTQIASKFTTLGVLLQAGVVEKGFLCPVVLVVRGALTTSQEVDDLLARVNVVVTTVQALSQWSDAPRLRIAELCDRLFVDEAHHLAAKTWRSVADLFSGSEIVQFTATPYREDGQHLGGRVTYVYPLRIAQENGYFARINYHSIVAATDTDQAVAAAAVQRPHDDLAAGKDHLLMARVSSVERAKLVITLYEELAADLLPVRIDTGLVPATRPKHRLSLDERASRIVVCVDMRREAHWTSSGFPTGLQPL; encoded by the coding sequence ATGCTGGCCGCGTATTGTCACTCACCCGAACCCACACTCTTCATCGTTCCATCAGACGCACTGCGCACGCAGATTGCCAGCAAGTTCACGACCCTCGGCGTACTTCTCCAGGCGGGCGTCGTCGAGAAAGGCTTCCTTTGCCCCGTGGTACTCGTTGTCAGAGGCGCCCTGACAACGTCACAAGAGGTTGACGACCTCCTCGCCCGCGTCAACGTCGTGGTTACAACCGTCCAGGCCTTGTCTCAATGGTCCGACGCGCCGCGCTTGAGAATTGCCGAACTATGTGACCGACTCTTCGTCGACGAGGCACACCACCTGGCCGCAAAGACATGGCGGTCAGTCGCGGACCTATTCAGCGGAAGCGAGATAGTCCAATTCACGGCAACCCCTTACCGCGAGGACGGTCAGCACCTTGGCGGGCGGGTCACCTACGTCTATCCCCTACGCATAGCCCAAGAAAACGGCTACTTCGCGCGAATCAACTACCACTCAATCGTTGCCGCAACCGACACCGACCAAGCAGTCGCTGCCGCGGCCGTACAGCGGCCTCACGACGATCTCGCCGCTGGCAAGGACCACCTACTCATGGCACGAGTGTCTTCGGTGGAGCGTGCGAAACTCGTGATCACGCTTTACGAGGAACTCGCCGCAGACCTTCTGCCTGTGCGTATTGACACAGGACTGGTGCCAGCGACTCGCCCCAAACATCGACTGAGCCTCGATGAACGCGCAAGCCGCATCGTGGTGTGCGTCGACATGCGGAGAGAGGCACACTGGACTTCATCTGGTTTTCCAACTGGCCTCCAGCCGCTATGA
- a CDS encoding N,N-dimethylformamidase beta subunit family domain-containing protein yields the protein MEIDDPASVLADPSDMAISVYVYATLPLSERNDSIGAYHVTQNSIGLTNQRQTICGTWDEGTATGYALVLDEGVPTVLWGDEGQPRSLSTSSALLANHWYRIDVRFQGDGDVHLLQTPIENCMNRVSSQAAQIDADDAAAAAGARSLACSAHPFRIGALARRDSERWLAAASFNGKIGALRITRGGDAVNGSGAELLASWHFGHSNREDGLLLWDVVDLSDNRLHGRCFNAPMRAVTGPRYAGLSEDFRSVPDEFDAIHFHDDDITDAEWPIAFTFDVPEDLPSGVYAARLVAGETEQYIPFLIGPGSRKNEVALLLSTATYLAYANDRIAFEADGAEVIVSHTPILGQEDLDLQDHPEFGRSCYEIHNDGSGVVFGSVRKPIVTLQPKHRAWFQSNGVWGLPADLCIVHWLDTLECEFDVVTDEALDVGGYELLADYKVVITGAHPEYVTRREIDALDRYTAHGGRLMYLGGNGFFATASFVPDQPYLMELRRSAAGTRPHQTAYGERRHATSGEMAGLWRNKGKAPQRLTGVGFAAQGFDRSTHYVRLEDSRDPRAAFVFDGLEHDEVIGDFGIMGGGAAGAEIDCYDPALGSPPGTLLLATSGEFTDAYLVAAEEVYESLPGLGGSEHPYVRSDIVLGALDGGGGFFSVGSIAWTAALSHNGYDNNVARITHNVLKRFMMKEALDQILP from the coding sequence GTGGAGATCGACGACCCTGCCTCAGTGTTGGCTGACCCCTCGGACATGGCGATCAGCGTGTACGTCTATGCAACGCTTCCGCTGAGCGAACGAAATGACAGCATCGGCGCCTATCACGTGACGCAGAACTCGATCGGCCTGACGAATCAGCGTCAAACGATCTGTGGCACCTGGGACGAAGGCACTGCGACCGGGTACGCGCTGGTACTGGACGAGGGAGTCCCCACGGTGCTGTGGGGCGATGAAGGACAGCCGAGGTCGCTGTCGACCTCAAGTGCATTACTCGCCAACCATTGGTACCGCATCGATGTGCGCTTCCAGGGCGACGGCGACGTCCACTTGTTGCAAACCCCTATCGAGAACTGCATGAATCGGGTTTCCAGTCAGGCAGCACAGATCGACGCCGATGATGCGGCGGCAGCTGCGGGTGCGCGCAGCCTTGCCTGCAGCGCTCATCCGTTCCGGATCGGGGCGCTCGCCCGCCGCGACAGCGAGAGATGGCTGGCCGCAGCATCATTCAACGGAAAGATCGGGGCGCTGCGCATCACTCGTGGGGGCGACGCGGTCAACGGAAGCGGGGCAGAATTGCTCGCTAGCTGGCACTTCGGCCACTCGAATCGTGAGGACGGTCTTCTGCTGTGGGATGTCGTCGATCTATCGGACAACCGATTGCACGGTCGGTGCTTCAACGCACCGATGCGAGCTGTGACGGGTCCGCGCTACGCGGGACTCTCGGAGGATTTCCGTTCCGTCCCAGACGAATTCGATGCGATTCACTTCCACGACGACGACATCACCGATGCTGAATGGCCCATCGCGTTCACGTTCGATGTCCCTGAAGACCTTCCCAGCGGCGTCTACGCGGCCCGACTGGTCGCCGGCGAGACAGAGCAGTACATTCCGTTCCTCATCGGGCCTGGGAGTCGCAAAAATGAGGTGGCTCTGCTGCTTTCCACCGCTACCTACCTCGCCTATGCCAACGACCGGATCGCGTTCGAAGCCGATGGCGCAGAGGTTATCGTCAGTCACACCCCGATTCTCGGGCAAGAAGATCTCGATCTGCAGGATCACCCAGAATTCGGCCGGTCCTGCTACGAGATTCACAACGACGGCAGCGGCGTCGTGTTCGGTAGCGTCCGCAAGCCGATCGTCACCCTGCAACCCAAACACCGTGCGTGGTTTCAAAGCAACGGCGTCTGGGGCCTCCCCGCAGACCTGTGCATCGTGCATTGGCTCGACACTCTCGAGTGTGAATTCGACGTCGTCACCGACGAGGCACTCGACGTGGGCGGCTACGAACTGCTCGCCGATTACAAAGTGGTCATCACTGGCGCACACCCCGAATACGTCACCCGCCGCGAAATAGATGCACTCGACCGGTACACCGCGCACGGCGGACGCCTGATGTATTTGGGCGGCAACGGCTTCTTCGCTACCGCCTCGTTCGTACCGGACCAGCCTTACCTGATGGAGCTGCGCCGATCCGCTGCGGGCACCCGACCCCACCAGACCGCCTACGGTGAACGACGACACGCCACCTCAGGTGAAATGGCTGGACTCTGGCGGAACAAGGGAAAAGCCCCGCAGCGGCTCACCGGCGTCGGATTCGCGGCCCAAGGCTTCGACCGATCCACCCACTACGTACGACTCGAAGACAGTCGCGATCCTCGGGCGGCGTTCGTGTTCGACGGACTCGAACACGATGAAGTCATCGGTGACTTCGGCATCATGGGCGGCGGCGCGGCCGGAGCCGAAATCGATTGCTATGACCCTGCGCTCGGATCACCGCCGGGTACCCTTCTGCTCGCCACCTCCGGAGAATTCACCGATGCGTACTTGGTCGCCGCCGAGGAGGTCTATGAAAGCTTGCCGGGGCTGGGCGGCAGCGAACATCCCTACGTTCGGTCCGACATCGTTCTCGGCGCACTCGACGGCGGCGGCGGTTTCTTCTCCGTCGGCTCGATCGCGTGGACCGCTGCTCTGTCCCACAACGGATACGACAACAACGTTGCGAGGATTACCCACAACGTCTTGAAGCGATTCATGATGAAGGAAGCGCTGGATCAGATCCTCCCCTGA